A window of the Podospora bellae-mahoneyi strain CBS 112042 chromosome 6, whole genome shotgun sequence genome harbors these coding sequences:
- a CDS encoding hypothetical protein (EggNog:ENOG503PXXJ), protein MQSKALILLLTGLVAAVSGAAAPANEVEIIEESTGPLNARQADITWQATGGCKTDWANRCNAACRGEASQRSYSCTSIKSRIWRQSCVFGWSVCDCTCVR, encoded by the exons ATGCAATCCAAAGCTCTTATTCTACTCCTGACCGGCCTTGTGGCTGCTGTTTCGGGTGCCGCGGCGCCAGCCAACGAAGTCGAAATCATTGAGGAGTCTACCGGACCTCTGAATGCTAGACAGGCAGACATCACCTGGCAGGCTACTGGAGGCTGTAAGACTGATTG GGCCAACCGTTGCAATGCTGCCTGCCGCGGTGAGGCTTCGCAGCGATCTTACTCCTGCACCAGCATCAAGTCCCGCATCTGGCGTCAAAGCTGCGTCTTTGGCTGGAGCGTGTGTGATTGCACCTGTGTCCGCTAG
- a CDS encoding hypothetical protein (COG:I; EggNog:ENOG503NVH3): MGSIVEKTRDGTIYKAATNAVHPELDLLTFLFDSPHTLAEKTSILHADAADPDNNQITKSQLRTLVKSTASILRNEYGIGANGPNKDVVLAISTGHYLLPSLFYSTIAAGGVFSASNPGSTPKELAAQVSQVGVKVILCNADTEATAVAAAKLTGLDSRNVVVYSSLPGGSLVLTPTNSSTPLTSSGSLSWAKITSRHVLDSSIICLLFSSGTTGPPKACKLSHTNMVAEAALVLSPNRDFYTRLNLPLVYRTVAHLPAAHIAGIQGYFVNPFYLGGTVYWMRGFDFPLFLTYMKKYQVTHFFSVPPVFLLIAKSPMVTDQLATVEQAVSGAAPMGRELQIAAKKKLGGGRLGKGRLVQTWGLSETTGSVTVLNMGSEFEDDESGSVSALVAGIEARIVDDEGRDVEVGKEGEIWVRGPMITKGYWQNEEANREGFADGGVGRERWFRTGDVAVYRGGLFYVVDRKKELIKYKGNQVAPAELEALLISHPKILDAAVIGVDDEKEGTEVPRAYVVVGDQKGITGQEIQEWVAKQVSSHKKLRGGVVFLAAVPKSPSGKILRKDLRALAKKQQHGGSKL; the protein is encoded by the exons ATGGGTAGCATCGTCGAGAAAACCAGGGATGGGACCATCTACAAGGCTGCCACCAACGCGGTGCACCCTGAGCTTGACCTCTTGACGTTTCTCTTTG ACTCACCACACACCCTGGCCGAGAAAACTTCCATCCTCCACGCCGACGCAGCGGATCCAGACAACAACCAGATAACCAAATCTCAGCTACGCACCCTCGTCAAGTCAACAGCCTCCATCCTCCGAAACGAGTACGGCATCGGTGCCAACGGCCCCAACAAAGATgtcgtcctcgccatctccacgGGAcactacctcctcccctctctgTTCTactccaccatcgccgccggcggcgtcttctccgcctccaacCCCGGCTCAACCCCCAAGGAACTCGCCGCCCAGGTCAGCCAAGTAGGCGTCAAAGTCATCCTCTGCAACGCCGACACCGAAGCCACCGCCGTAGCCGCTGCTAAACTCACCGGTCTTGATTCCCGCAACGTGGTGGTTTACTCCTCCCTGCCCGGCGGCTCTCTCGTCTTGACCCCAACcaactcttccacccccctcacctcatcTGGCTCCCTCTCCTGGGCTAAAATCACCTCCCGTCATGTCCTCGACAGCTCAATAATTTGcctccttttttcttcaggcaccaccggcccccCAAAAGCGTGTAAACTATCCCACACCAACATGGTCGCCGAGGCAGCACTggtcctctcccccaaccgAGATTTTTACACCCGCTTGAACTTGCCGCTGGTGTACCGAACAGTTGCCCACCTCCCTGCCGCGCACATTGCGGGAATTCAAGGCTATTTTGTCAACCCTTTCTACCTAGGGGGAACGGTGTACTGGATGAGGGGATTTGATTTCCCCTTGTTTTTGACTTACATGAAGAAGTATCAAGTCACGCACTTCTTTTCTGTCCCCCCGGTTTTCTTGCTGATTGCAAAGTCGCCGATGGTGACAGATCAGCTTGCCACGGTGGAGCAGGCTGTTTCTGGCGCGGCGccgatggggagggagctgcAAATCGCGGCGAAGAAAAAGTTGGGAGGGGGCAggctggggaaggggaggttggtgcaGACTTGGGGTTTGTCGGAGACGACGGGGAGTGTTACTGTTTTGAATATGGGGAgcgagtttgaggatgacgagagtGGGAGTGTTTCTGCTTTGGTTGCGGGGATAGAGGCGAGGattgtggatgatgaggggcgGGATGTGGAGGTGGGAAAGGAGGGTGAGATTTGGGTTAGGGGGCCGATGATTACGAAGGGGTATTGGCAGAATGAGGAGGCCAATAGGGAGGGGTTTgcggatgggggggtggggagggagaggtggtttAGGACGGGGGATGTGGCTGTTTATAGGGGAGGTTTGTTTTATGTGGTGGATAGGAAGAAG GAACTAATCAAATACAAGGGCAATCAGGTCGCGCCTGCGGAGCTGGAGGCGCTGCTGATCAGCCACCCCAAGATTTTGGACGCGGCTGTGATTGGGGTagatgatgagaaggaggggaccGAGGTGCCGAGGGCATATGTGGTTGTGGGGGATCAAAAGGGGATTACGGGGCAGGAGATACAGGAGTGGGTTGCGAAGCAGGTTTCTAGTCATAAGAagttgaggggaggggttgtgttTTTGGCGGCTGTTCCCAAGAGTCCGTCAGGGAAGATTTTGAGGAAGGATTTGAGAGCGTTGGcgaagaagcagcaacacGGAGGGAGTAAGTTGTAG